From Thunnus albacares chromosome 22, fThuAlb1.1, whole genome shotgun sequence, the proteins below share one genomic window:
- the LOC122974219 gene encoding muscle, skeletal receptor tyrosine protein kinase-like, giving the protein MNTSTLINEECPTSWNRRNESHCLIDDLYTSDTGVYWCESGTGGRSNVVNITVTAGPVILESPALPVMEGDDVTLSCKNINTMTFSSNLTTSTSFYKDGFLMATSSTGNMTIHSISQSDEGFYKCNISGVGQSPGSWLTVRAGHSELPQSPLARFLFPVVAVCILLASLIVLYLWNHKGEIDPAVVMYTVTSTRKCNRIGEPLRRNSHLFSSVAVYRPNPGSCVCTSKPVLTYTARTSAADQGNGPGTDQKKLLTTF; this is encoded by the exons ATGAACACATCTACATTAATAAACGAAGAGTGTCCCACATCCTGGAATAGAAGAAATGAATCTCACTGCCTCATCGATGACCTTTACACATCTGACACTGGGGTGTACTGGTGTGAGTCTGGAACAGGAGGACGCAGCAATGTCGTCAACATCACTGTGACCG CTGGTCCTGTAATCCTGGAGAGTCCTGCCCTTCctgtgatggagggagatgaTGTGACTCTGAGCTGTAAGAATATAAATACCATGACTTTCTCCTCCAACCTCACCACTTCCACTTCTTTCTATAAAGATGGCTTTCTCATGGCAACCAGCTCTACAGGAAACATGACCATCCACAGCATTTCTCAATCTGATGAAGGATTCTACAAGTGTAACATCTCTGGAGTTGGACAATCACCAGGCAGCTGGCTGACTGTCAGAG CAGGACATTCTGAGCTGCCTCAGTCCCCTCTTGCACGCTTTCTATTTCCTGTGGTGGCCGTCTGCATCTTGCTAGCCTCGCTGATAGTGCTCTACCTCTGGAACCACAAAG GTGAAATCGACCCTGCAGTTGTGATGTACACTGTCACCAGCACAAGAAAGTGCAACCGAATAG GTGAGCCACTGAGGAGGAACTCCCATTTATTCTCTTCTGTCGCTGTATACAGACCGAACCCTGGTAGCTGTGTATGCACATCTAAACCTGTGCTGACTTACACAGCCCGAACCTCTGCAGCTGATCAAGGGAATGGCCCAGGTACTGACCAGAAGAAACTTCTGACGaccttttaa